In Actinomadura citrea, a single window of DNA contains:
- a CDS encoding Lrp/AsnC family transcriptional regulator, with amino-acid sequence MDSIDRGLVHALQLEGRAPFSRIAEVLGASEQTVARRYRKLRSSGAIRVVGGVDGARLGYTSWTIRLRTTPDASNALGAALARRPDTFYVHLLSGGTEISCFTQARLEDGEASLLEKLPRTSKVLAMSAHSLLRGFALPSGWAGLAALEEERAARLRYTAAPERRAAVDANDHALLETLAADGRTSLADLATTTGWSESTVRRRLDHLRRSGALLIQLEFDPPALGYRAQARLWMSVRPSGLVAVAETLATHPEVSFVGVTTGTTNLMAEVICRDNAHLYRYLTEQVSALDAIQTLESGPVMRTLKRTGTILPAR; translated from the coding sequence GTGGATTCCATTGATCGTGGATTGGTGCATGCTCTTCAGCTGGAAGGCAGAGCCCCGTTCAGCCGGATCGCCGAGGTGCTGGGGGCGTCCGAGCAGACGGTCGCCCGGCGCTACCGGAAGCTGCGGTCGAGTGGGGCGATCCGTGTGGTGGGCGGCGTTGACGGGGCGCGGCTCGGTTACACCTCGTGGACCATCCGGCTGCGGACGACCCCGGACGCCTCGAATGCGCTGGGCGCCGCATTGGCCCGCCGACCTGACACCTTCTACGTCCACCTGCTCTCGGGAGGAACCGAGATCTCCTGTTTCACTCAGGCCCGCTTGGAGGACGGCGAGGCGTCGCTCCTGGAAAAATTGCCCCGGACGAGCAAGGTGTTGGCGATGAGCGCCCACTCGCTCCTGCGGGGTTTCGCCCTCCCCAGCGGCTGGGCGGGGCTGGCCGCTCTGGAGGAAGAACGAGCAGCGCGGCTCCGGTACACCGCGGCCCCCGAACGCCGGGCCGCCGTCGATGCCAACGATCACGCCCTGCTGGAGACGCTGGCGGCCGACGGCCGGACCAGCCTTGCCGACCTGGCCACCACGACCGGCTGGTCGGAGTCGACGGTCCGGCGTCGGCTGGATCACCTGCGCCGCTCGGGGGCGCTGCTGATCCAGCTCGAGTTCGACCCGCCCGCCCTGGGATACCGGGCACAGGCGCGGCTCTGGATGTCGGTACGCCCCTCGGGACTGGTGGCGGTCGCCGAAACGCTGGCCACCCACCCTGAGGTCTCCTTCGTCGGCGTCACCACCGGCACGACCAACCTCATGGCCGAGGTGATCTGCCGGGACAACGCCCACCTCTACCGGTACCTGACCGAACAGGTGAGCGCTCTGGACGCCATCCAGACGCTGGAGAGCGGCCCGGTGATGCGCACCCTCAAGCGGACCGGCACGATCCTGCCGGCCAGGTGA
- a CDS encoding NAD(P)H-binding protein: MILVTGATGNVGYQVLAQLLERGIRARAVTRDPESARLPEATEVVRGDLADPEGLRTCLDGVDAVFLMWPFHDARPMAALLEVIKRHAQRVVLLSSGAVQDGLAPDRHTDPVGRSHAEVERLLRRSGLAWTVLRPSTFAANALWWADQIRAGDTVAGPFGAVRMAMLHEADIASVAVAALTEDDHVQKCYQLTGPELLTQAEQVHVIGRALGRPLRWQELSREQARRRLLDDESFPDSFVDVLLDGYAKMLDAPAPTLTSTVETVTGTPARTFHRWVLDHAGQFSRQ; the protein is encoded by the coding sequence ATGATCCTCGTGACCGGGGCAACCGGAAACGTCGGGTATCAGGTCCTCGCCCAGCTTCTGGAGCGCGGGATCCGGGCACGGGCGGTGACACGCGATCCCGAGTCGGCGCGCCTTCCCGAGGCCACCGAGGTGGTGCGCGGAGACCTCGCCGATCCGGAGGGCCTGCGGACGTGCCTGGACGGTGTGGACGCGGTCTTCCTCATGTGGCCGTTCCATGACGCTCGGCCCATGGCGGCGCTCCTGGAGGTGATCAAGCGGCACGCCCAGCGTGTGGTGCTGCTGTCTTCGGGCGCGGTGCAGGACGGGCTCGCCCCTGACCGGCACACCGATCCCGTGGGCCGTTCGCACGCCGAGGTCGAGCGCCTCTTGCGGCGGTCCGGCCTGGCCTGGACCGTCCTGCGACCGAGCACGTTCGCCGCCAACGCGCTGTGGTGGGCCGACCAGATCCGCGCCGGCGACACGGTCGCCGGGCCGTTCGGCGCGGTACGGATGGCGATGCTGCACGAGGCCGACATCGCCTCCGTCGCGGTGGCCGCGCTGACCGAGGACGATCACGTCCAGAAGTGCTACCAGCTGACCGGCCCCGAACTGCTGACCCAGGCCGAGCAGGTCCACGTCATCGGCCGGGCCCTCGGCCGGCCGTTGCGATGGCAGGAACTGTCCCGCGAACAGGCGAGGCGGCGGCTACTGGACGACGAGTCCTTCCCCGACTCCTTCGTGGACGTCCTGCTCGACGGCTACGCCAAGATGCTCGACGCTCCAGCACCGACCCTCACCAGCACCGTGGAGACGGTGACGGGCACTCCGGCGCGCACCTTCCACCGGTGGGTGCTCGACCACGCCGGACAGTTCTCCCGGCAGTAG
- a CDS encoding VOC family protein, whose translation MPGITHRSTKEAAIRSRFLSHGTLKITDVAATRRFYEEVLGLEVVQPMTAVLYARLGGDHTYVCVESRPDRPDMPLLYHNGIDVGSDEEVDEAYRAMAEVGEEYGVKELNRPVRQHGVYSFYLKDLDGNWWEIGHLPPGGYRFRFTDARNDLTGRTGLTPQEAKDVFLNPVIDTDRLVPE comes from the coding sequence ATGCCGGGGATCACGCATCGCTCGACCAAGGAGGCCGCGATCAGGTCGCGTTTCCTTTCGCACGGCACACTCAAGATCACTGATGTGGCGGCCACCCGGCGCTTCTACGAGGAGGTGCTCGGTCTGGAGGTCGTCCAGCCGATGACGGCGGTCCTCTACGCCAGGCTCGGCGGCGACCACACGTACGTGTGCGTGGAGTCCAGGCCCGACCGCCCCGACATGCCGCTGCTCTACCACAACGGAATCGACGTGGGCAGCGACGAGGAAGTGGACGAGGCGTACCGCGCGATGGCGGAGGTCGGCGAGGAGTACGGGGTCAAGGAGCTCAACAGACCCGTCCGCCAGCACGGCGTCTACTCGTTCTACCTCAAGGACCTCGACGGCAACTGGTGGGAGATCGGCCACCTGCCGCCGGGCGGCTACCGCTTCCGGTTCACCGACGCGCGCAACGACCTCACCGGCCGCACCGGCCTCACTCCGCAGGAGGCGAAGGACGTCTTCCTCAACCCGGTCATCGACACCGACCGACTCGTCCCCGAGTGA
- a CDS encoding acyltransferase family protein gives MIPALGVSPASSRLGWLDALRGAAALAVALHHASYVYLPDLRVRIADWFDPGLFGVLVFFLVSGYIVPASLERRGNVRGFWVGRFFRIYPLLAVTCFLGVLPFLLGVLGLRAGLEQYSPATAVLAHMTMLQDVLNVPNAMNVLWTLSYEMAFYLLVVALFVVGGHRRSAPAAVVLTVVALVAVALTACGLLTGAYAPAALLSRTAGTGPVVAVTVAALAVAVPAASSRRPAPRVAGGLLGGLLALVLVAVNGRLGAWEGLLMLAAMFMGTAVHRAEHGQISRRAAGATGAAVLTGALAAGTWNAAPYGRNAQLVWCGAVLAAAAAFAAGWRLRHRRFPAWTTGLGTISFSVYLLHPLLLMAAAQFLGVSGREDAVGIVFFLLVLIAASWASQRWIEAPAQRLGKRLARPSAPDTRLEQHALAS, from the coding sequence ATGATTCCCGCTTTGGGTGTTTCCCCCGCATCGTCCAGGCTTGGGTGGCTCGATGCGCTGCGGGGGGCCGCGGCCCTGGCGGTGGCACTGCACCACGCGAGCTACGTGTACCTGCCCGACCTCCGGGTGCGAATCGCCGACTGGTTCGATCCCGGCCTGTTCGGCGTGCTGGTGTTCTTCCTGGTCAGCGGCTACATCGTGCCCGCCTCGCTGGAACGGCGCGGCAACGTGCGCGGGTTCTGGGTCGGCCGGTTCTTCCGCATCTACCCGCTGCTGGCGGTGACCTGCTTCCTCGGCGTCCTGCCGTTCCTGCTGGGCGTGCTCGGACTCCGGGCGGGGTTGGAGCAGTACTCCCCCGCGACCGCCGTCCTGGCGCACATGACGATGCTGCAGGACGTCCTGAACGTGCCGAACGCGATGAACGTGCTGTGGACGCTGTCCTACGAGATGGCCTTCTACCTGCTGGTCGTCGCACTGTTCGTCGTCGGCGGGCACCGCCGCTCGGCGCCGGCCGCCGTCGTCCTCACGGTGGTCGCGCTGGTGGCGGTCGCGCTGACGGCGTGCGGGCTGCTGACGGGCGCGTACGCCCCCGCCGCGCTGCTGTCGCGCACCGCGGGGACGGGCCCGGTGGTCGCGGTGACGGTGGCCGCCCTGGCGGTGGCGGTCCCGGCGGCGTCGTCCCGGCGTCCCGCGCCGCGCGTCGCGGGCGGGCTGCTCGGCGGGCTGCTCGCCCTCGTGCTGGTCGCGGTCAACGGCCGCCTCGGCGCCTGGGAGGGCCTGCTCATGCTGGCGGCCATGTTCATGGGCACCGCCGTGCACCGCGCCGAGCACGGCCAGATCTCGCGGCGCGCGGCCGGTGCGACGGGCGCGGCGGTCCTGACCGGAGCGCTCGCCGCCGGGACGTGGAACGCGGCCCCCTACGGGCGCAACGCCCAGCTCGTGTGGTGCGGCGCGGTCCTGGCGGCGGCCGCGGCGTTCGCGGCCGGGTGGCGGCTCCGGCACCGGCGCTTTCCCGCCTGGACGACCGGTCTCGGCACCATCAGCTTCTCGGTCTACCTGCTGCATCCGCTGCTGCTCATGGCGGCCGCGCAATTCCTCGGCGTTTCCGGGCGCGAGGACGCGGTCGGCATCGTCTTCTTCCTTCTCGTTCTGATCGCGGCGAGCTGGGCCTCGCAGCGCTGGATCGAGGCGCCGGCGCAACGGCTGGGAAAGCGCCTGGCCCGCCCGTCCGCGCCGGACACGCGGCTGGAACAGCACGCCCTCGCCTCCTGA
- a CDS encoding TerD family protein, whose translation MNIWLEALVVRHTHRIPAPSGPSGEGAAVARQFDAALMSAGFKLSGDVLRALSGLSAQTVRSVAVRTLANVREMAGDHVQHNTYFRDFPDGVPDTLDFWLGLLHETLRDAKLAPAAREAQRGGVLDLLTLKGYGRYQHTYEEMLAAQDELVAAAGDRVTVLHLGRALAEEAAELYLRLAESTTPLGEEDLETLGKLAAHHASGPHPARIPVRENRAVVNRVRLALGADLLVDTVTDVLRLACALSDGDVTLQEPTRFVSMPRPTRRALLAALDGVVRDDPGRLGDVAARREPWKRLGERLHPYEYPKWPGAADVFAVARGEKKAPSFASRFEARLACGDVAGAARVGAGAPGMLFRSLDRLLRLAPDSQDAVLATAESVAGRVSGRVLLSVREHLLNRAAETGRTRLFANRLGRGVTLPDTRPPLDPDAAERLSALLDEEIRGRLPSVGRLVVDPDVLDVALPLSGKAAGKGLGVLPRGSVTPVDGGLLRFFVYWRQRERRTDFDLSVLMLGEDYGDPEWISYTNLKSVAGEHSGDITDAPEGASEFINLTLAKVEARFIVPQVDIFSGEGFDQVEESFFGFMLRDGEQKGRPFEARTVRMKSELRGPGRVALPMVFLRGDDGRWRAKWLHLHLQGAPEFNRVEDNRVTTAELLRGIVERRHLTVRHLVDLLDAGETTRWDGTAPGEPVTFIGLERPDGLHEGSTVYTPENLSDLVPA comes from the coding sequence GTGAACATCTGGCTTGAGGCATTGGTCGTCCGGCACACGCATCGCATTCCCGCGCCGTCCGGTCCGTCCGGAGAGGGAGCGGCGGTGGCGCGGCAGTTCGACGCCGCGTTGATGTCGGCCGGCTTCAAGCTGTCCGGGGACGTCCTGCGTGCCCTGTCGGGGCTGTCGGCGCAGACCGTCCGGAGCGTCGCGGTGCGCACGCTCGCGAACGTCCGCGAGATGGCGGGCGACCACGTCCAGCACAACACCTACTTCCGCGACTTCCCCGACGGCGTGCCCGACACCCTGGACTTCTGGCTCGGGCTCCTCCACGAGACGCTGCGGGACGCGAAGCTCGCGCCGGCGGCCCGCGAGGCGCAGCGAGGCGGCGTCCTCGACCTGCTCACGCTCAAGGGCTACGGCCGCTACCAGCACACCTACGAGGAGATGCTGGCGGCGCAGGACGAACTGGTCGCCGCCGCGGGCGACCGGGTGACCGTCCTGCACCTCGGGCGCGCTCTCGCCGAGGAGGCCGCGGAGCTGTACCTGCGGCTCGCGGAGAGCACCACGCCGCTGGGCGAGGAGGACCTGGAGACGCTCGGGAAGCTGGCCGCGCACCACGCCTCGGGACCGCACCCCGCGCGGATCCCCGTCCGGGAGAACCGCGCCGTCGTCAACCGGGTCCGACTGGCGCTGGGCGCCGACCTGCTCGTCGACACGGTCACCGACGTGCTGCGCCTGGCGTGCGCGCTGTCGGACGGCGACGTCACCCTCCAGGAGCCCACGCGGTTCGTGTCGATGCCGCGTCCCACGCGCCGGGCGCTGCTCGCCGCGCTCGACGGCGTGGTCCGCGACGACCCCGGCAGGCTCGGCGACGTCGCCGCCCGGCGCGAGCCGTGGAAGCGGCTCGGCGAGCGGCTCCACCCGTACGAGTACCCGAAGTGGCCTGGGGCGGCGGACGTGTTCGCGGTCGCGCGCGGCGAGAAGAAGGCGCCGTCGTTCGCGTCGCGTTTCGAGGCGCGGCTGGCCTGCGGCGACGTCGCGGGCGCGGCGCGCGTGGGGGCCGGCGCGCCCGGGATGCTGTTCCGGTCCCTGGACCGGCTGCTGCGCCTCGCGCCGGACTCCCAGGATGCGGTGCTGGCCACGGCCGAGTCCGTGGCCGGCCGGGTCTCGGGCCGGGTGCTGCTGTCGGTGCGGGAGCACCTGCTCAACCGCGCCGCCGAGACCGGACGGACACGGCTGTTCGCCAACCGGCTCGGACGCGGCGTCACCCTGCCCGACACCCGCCCGCCCCTGGACCCGGACGCGGCGGAGCGGCTCTCGGCGCTGCTGGACGAGGAGATCCGCGGCCGCCTCCCGTCCGTCGGCCGGCTGGTCGTCGATCCCGACGTGCTCGACGTCGCGCTGCCGCTCAGCGGGAAGGCCGCCGGGAAGGGGCTCGGCGTCCTGCCGCGCGGCTCGGTGACGCCCGTCGACGGCGGGCTGCTGCGGTTCTTCGTCTACTGGCGGCAGCGCGAGCGCAGGACGGACTTCGACCTCTCCGTGCTCATGCTCGGCGAGGACTACGGCGACCCCGAATGGATCTCCTACACCAATCTCAAGTCCGTGGCGGGAGAGCATTCCGGCGACATCACCGACGCCCCCGAAGGCGCCTCGGAGTTCATCAACCTGACCCTGGCCAAGGTCGAGGCCCGGTTCATCGTCCCGCAGGTGGACATCTTTTCCGGGGAAGGATTCGATCAGGTCGAGGAGTCGTTCTTCGGGTTCATGCTGCGCGACGGGGAGCAGAAGGGGCGCCCCTTCGAGGCGCGGACCGTCCGGATGAAGTCGGAGCTGCGGGGGCCGGGCCGGGTCGCACTGCCGATGGTGTTCCTGCGCGGGGACGACGGCCGGTGGCGCGCCAAGTGGCTGCACCTGCACCTGCAGGGCGCGCCGGAGTTCAACCGGGTGGAGGACAACCGCGTGACGACGGCGGAGCTGCTGCGCGGCATCGTGGAGCGCCGCCACCTCACGGTCCGCCACCTGGTGGACCTGCTCGACGCCGGGGAGACCACCCGCTGGGACGGCACGGCGCCCGGCGAACCGGTCACGTTCATCGGCCTGGAACGCCCGGACGGCCTGCACGAGGGCTCCACGGTGTACACGCCGGAAAATCTGAGTGACCTGGTCCCGGCCTGA
- a CDS encoding MFS transporter, which yields MTAELTAQATARPARATTPGWAALLAASIGQFLVVLDISVVNVALPHIREGLGLGATGLQWVVNAYSLTFAGFLLLGGRAADLFGRKRVFITGLGLFTVASLAGGFAQDGAMLIGARAFQGLGAAILAPVTLSLITGTFPEGPARTKAIAMWTAVGTAGGATGGLVGGLLTDYLSWRWVLLINVPVGAVVAVIAARWLGGEADAAGRRRLDLPGAVLVTAGVGLLAFGIGETGDHGWRGVIPLAAGVVLLAAFVAVEARTAEPLVKLRLFRLRSVAVGNLATLVGTMAGFALWYFLSLYMQNVLHYSAVRTGLSFLPHTAGIIIGSRLAPPLMARMGARSLAGIGGVMAAAGFAWQSLVLDADGTFVTALLGPGATMALGFGLLMTPLVEASTSGADSSEAGAVAGVVNTSRTIGGAIGLTILGTAAAHAGPDLADGYSAAFLVAAVITTAGTAIVPFLPRPHRASQSEEGEAIA from the coding sequence ATGACCGCAGAACTCACCGCGCAGGCGACGGCCCGGCCGGCCAGGGCGACGACTCCGGGCTGGGCCGCGCTGCTCGCCGCGTCGATCGGCCAGTTCCTCGTCGTCCTCGACATCTCCGTCGTCAACGTCGCCCTGCCGCACATCCGCGAGGGCCTCGGCCTCGGCGCGACCGGCCTGCAGTGGGTCGTCAACGCCTACTCGCTGACCTTCGCCGGGTTCCTCCTCCTCGGCGGGCGCGCCGCCGACCTGTTCGGCCGCAAGCGCGTCTTCATCACCGGCCTCGGGCTGTTCACCGTCGCCAGCCTCGCCGGCGGGTTCGCGCAGGACGGCGCCATGCTGATCGGCGCCCGCGCGTTCCAGGGCCTCGGCGCGGCCATCCTCGCGCCCGTCACGTTGTCGCTCATCACCGGGACGTTCCCCGAGGGCCCGGCGCGGACGAAGGCGATCGCCATGTGGACGGCCGTCGGCACCGCGGGCGGCGCGACCGGCGGCCTCGTCGGCGGACTGCTGACCGACTACCTGAGCTGGCGCTGGGTGCTGCTGATCAACGTCCCGGTCGGCGCGGTCGTCGCCGTCATCGCGGCCCGCTGGCTGGGCGGCGAGGCCGACGCGGCCGGGCGCCGACGCCTCGACCTGCCCGGCGCCGTCCTCGTCACCGCGGGCGTGGGCCTGCTCGCGTTCGGCATCGGCGAGACGGGGGACCACGGCTGGAGGGGCGTGATCCCGCTCGCCGCCGGCGTCGTCCTGCTCGCCGCGTTCGTCGCCGTCGAGGCGCGCACCGCCGAGCCGCTCGTGAAGTTGCGGCTGTTCCGGCTGCGCAGCGTCGCGGTCGGCAACCTCGCGACCCTCGTCGGGACGATGGCGGGCTTCGCGCTCTGGTACTTCCTGTCGCTCTACATGCAGAACGTCCTGCACTACAGCGCGGTCCGGACCGGCCTGTCGTTCCTGCCGCACACGGCGGGGATCATCATCGGCTCGCGGCTCGCGCCGCCCCTGATGGCCCGGATGGGCGCCCGGAGCCTCGCCGGCATCGGCGGGGTGATGGCCGCGGCCGGGTTCGCCTGGCAGAGCCTCGTGCTGGACGCCGACGGAACGTTCGTCACCGCGCTCCTCGGTCCGGGCGCGACCATGGCCCTCGGCTTCGGCCTCCTGATGACCCCGCTGGTGGAGGCGTCGACCAGCGGCGCGGACTCCTCCGAGGCGGGCGCGGTCGCGGGCGTCGTCAACACCTCCCGCACGATCGGCGGCGCGATCGGCCTCACCATCCTCGGCACCGCCGCGGCGCACGCCGGGCCGGACCTGGCGGACGGCTACTCGGCCGCCTTCCTCGTCGCGGCCGTCATCACCACCGCCGGCACGGCCATCGTCCCGTTCCTGCCGCGGCCCCACCGGGCGTCCCAGTCCGAGGAGGGGGAGGCGATCGCGTGA
- a CDS encoding SpoIIE family protein phosphatase — protein MQESARDEDMDRLTGDARTVRQVFEAIPAAVAGVESPGEYRLVAVNAAYRALVERDEVLGRSASELFPEFAAKQLIDLLDRPFRTGETVTAREWRIQLPRETGPDEDVYIDCTVIPQKSASGEVVRLVAFAQDVTERVRERQAARRAAEDGPAEPGDIVGVLQRQLLPAGLPILPGLQIGGSYLPAGGGSAAGGDWFDAVPLPDGRTALVVGDVAGHGVEASAAMGRIRAVLEDRLDHTGDIAEALAAADRLAERLPAARAATLCVAAVDPADGRLTYCTAGHPPPLLIPSAGPARYLRSSGGGPLGTGTRFPLAVDHLAVGDQLLLYSDGILRRPGLEVAAGTVELAEVAADVAAGRALREDWLAAVDRLTTQTLELLVRTSGHDDDIALLAAQRTAPHAPLLLDLPAESEAIPAARKALDEWLYDLGSRAEDVILLRHAIGELVTNAVEHAYDGTPGAVRIRAECTGRGVVEIEVADDGHWREPWQPTEDRGRGLAMASDFADDLHVETGPRGTTATVRHRLTRPARLLSPGEVTPSPAPSDLPNLLLILDQPSDGRPRIRLDGPVDAATAEQLREELVVRTRGGTTPLTVDLTGVTHLSSAGVAVLYEAETRTDSPGRPFLLYAPPGSPAQHVMAVVALPHTTNEPG, from the coding sequence ATGCAAGAGTCCGCACGCGACGAGGACATGGACAGGCTCACCGGCGACGCCCGGACCGTCCGGCAGGTGTTCGAGGCGATCCCGGCCGCGGTCGCCGGGGTCGAGAGCCCCGGCGAGTACCGCCTGGTCGCGGTGAACGCCGCCTACCGCGCGCTGGTGGAGCGGGACGAGGTGCTCGGCCGCTCCGCTTCCGAACTGTTCCCCGAGTTCGCCGCCAAGCAGCTGATCGACCTGCTCGACCGCCCGTTCCGCACGGGAGAGACGGTGACGGCGCGCGAGTGGCGGATCCAGCTTCCCCGCGAGACCGGGCCCGATGAGGACGTCTACATCGACTGCACGGTCATCCCGCAGAAGTCCGCGAGCGGCGAGGTCGTCCGGCTCGTGGCGTTCGCCCAGGACGTCACCGAGCGGGTGCGGGAGCGGCAGGCGGCGCGCCGGGCCGCCGAGGACGGCCCGGCCGAGCCCGGGGACATCGTCGGGGTCCTGCAGCGGCAGCTTCTGCCCGCGGGCCTGCCGATCCTGCCGGGCCTGCAGATCGGCGGGAGCTACCTGCCCGCAGGCGGTGGTTCCGCCGCGGGCGGCGACTGGTTCGACGCCGTCCCCCTCCCGGACGGCCGGACGGCCCTCGTGGTCGGGGACGTGGCCGGACACGGCGTCGAGGCGTCGGCGGCGATGGGACGGATCCGCGCCGTCCTGGAGGACCGGCTCGACCACACCGGCGACATCGCCGAGGCGCTCGCCGCCGCCGACCGGCTGGCGGAACGGCTCCCCGCCGCACGGGCGGCGACCCTGTGCGTCGCCGCCGTGGACCCGGCGGACGGGCGGCTCACGTACTGCACGGCCGGGCATCCGCCGCCGCTGCTGATCCCGTCCGCGGGCCCCGCCCGCTACCTGCGCTCGTCCGGCGGGGGGCCGCTCGGCACCGGGACCCGCTTCCCGCTCGCCGTGGATCACCTCGCCGTCGGCGACCAGCTCCTGCTGTACAGCGACGGCATCCTGCGGCGGCCCGGCCTGGAGGTCGCGGCCGGAACCGTCGAGCTGGCGGAGGTCGCCGCGGACGTCGCCGCCGGCCGGGCGCTGCGCGAGGACTGGCTCGCCGCCGTCGACCGCCTCACCACGCAGACGCTGGAACTGCTGGTCAGGACGTCCGGGCACGACGACGACATCGCGCTGCTGGCCGCGCAGCGGACCGCACCGCACGCGCCGCTGCTGCTGGACCTGCCGGCCGAGTCGGAGGCGATCCCCGCCGCCCGCAAGGCCCTCGACGAATGGCTGTACGACCTCGGCTCCCGCGCCGAGGACGTGATCCTCCTGCGGCACGCGATCGGGGAGCTCGTCACCAACGCGGTGGAGCACGCCTACGACGGCACGCCCGGCGCCGTCCGGATCCGGGCCGAGTGCACCGGGCGCGGCGTCGTCGAGATCGAGGTCGCCGACGACGGCCACTGGCGCGAGCCCTGGCAGCCCACCGAGGACCGCGGCCGCGGCCTGGCCATGGCGAGCGACTTCGCCGACGACCTGCACGTCGAGACGGGCCCGCGCGGGACGACCGCGACCGTCCGGCACCGGCTGACCCGTCCCGCGCGGCTGCTCAGCCCCGGCGAGGTCACGCCGTCACCGGCCCCGTCGGACCTGCCGAACCTGCTGCTGATCCTGGACCAGCCCTCGGACGGGCGCCCGCGGATCCGCCTGGACGGCCCGGTCGACGCCGCCACCGCCGAGCAGCTGCGCGAGGAGCTCGTGGTCCGCACCCGCGGCGGCACCACGCCCCTCACCGTCGACCTGACCGGCGTCACCCACCTGTCCAGCGCCGGCGTCGCCGTCCTCTACGAGGCCGAGACCCGCACCGACTCCCCGGGCCGCCCGTTCCTCCTCTACGCCCCGCCGGGCAGCCCCGCACAGCACGTCATGGCCGTGGTCGCCCTCCCCCACACGACGAACGAACCCGGCTAG
- a CDS encoding suppressor of fused domain protein: MLNLDGWNAIDGVLKAQYGDAERLEWDAPVPYRPAGPMPMGRFVTNTIAIYPRDEPVPHWHLVGYALTAPYEERGYEFTLRVPRRPEETAAPNWALAHLEHLASYVVKSGNDFEVGHYIEFPDPLDPERPDSDIRAGGLVLDPELGRARTELGEIAFLQFVGLTTDELHAAQSWHVDGLVEAMAPHLPLLVTDLGRMSLADLPDVAWTVREGSAREGAGTGFLFFQRLAADTSDGVTLEIGVQHVSQFTKVLPARVPHGNPLILRGPGEPVVLLPGREFRHTRNGEALEITLPDGVSRAVAEAVRPRPGTYRIGPLTVNVVA; the protein is encoded by the coding sequence ATGCTCAATCTGGACGGGTGGAACGCGATCGACGGGGTGCTCAAGGCGCAATACGGGGACGCGGAGCGGCTGGAGTGGGACGCGCCCGTGCCGTACCGGCCGGCGGGTCCGATGCCGATGGGCCGGTTCGTCACCAACACGATCGCGATCTATCCGCGGGACGAGCCCGTGCCGCACTGGCATCTCGTCGGGTACGCGCTGACGGCGCCGTACGAGGAGCGCGGGTACGAGTTCACGCTGCGGGTGCCGCGGCGGCCGGAGGAGACGGCCGCGCCGAACTGGGCGCTGGCGCACCTGGAGCACCTGGCGTCGTACGTGGTGAAGAGCGGCAACGACTTCGAGGTGGGGCACTACATCGAGTTCCCCGACCCGCTCGACCCCGAGCGCCCGGACTCGGACATCCGGGCCGGGGGGCTGGTGCTGGACCCGGAGCTCGGGCGGGCGCGGACGGAGCTGGGGGAGATCGCGTTCCTGCAGTTCGTCGGCCTCACCACCGACGAGCTGCACGCGGCGCAGTCGTGGCATGTGGACGGACTCGTCGAGGCGATGGCCCCGCACCTGCCGCTGCTGGTCACCGACCTCGGCCGGATGTCGCTGGCGGACCTGCCCGATGTCGCGTGGACGGTCCGCGAGGGCTCGGCGCGGGAGGGGGCCGGGACCGGGTTCCTGTTCTTCCAGCGGCTGGCCGCCGACACCTCGGACGGTGTCACGCTGGAGATCGGCGTCCAGCACGTCTCGCAGTTCACCAAGGTGCTGCCGGCCCGGGTGCCGCACGGGAACCCGCTGATCCTGCGCGGTCCCGGAGAGCCCGTCGTGCTGCTCCCGGGGCGGGAGTTCCGCCACACCCGCAACGGCGAGGCCCTGGAGATCACGCTGCCGGACGGGGTGAGCCGCGCCGTCGCCGAGGCCGTCCGGCCGCGGCCGGGGACGTACCGGATCGGGCCCCTGACGGTGAACGTGGTCGCCTAG
- a CDS encoding TetR/AcrR family transcriptional regulator, whose amino-acid sequence MSSRSPDPEPSTAPRRDRELRADARRNRERVLRTARRLFAAEGLGVSLDEIARRAGVGPGTVHRHFPAKEDLYLAVATDMLEGLIAEAEALAAGGDPEAVFTLLARMMATGAENVAVKSALAAAEFDLRTTAPDVAANLTRHVADLLDRAHAAGTVRDDVTADDVMALVAGAFAAIRHAAAETSPDRAAHIARLILDGLRPQRTTPAPEHRGASPG is encoded by the coding sequence ATGTCCAGCCGGTCACCTGATCCCGAGCCCTCGACGGCTCCCCGGCGCGACCGGGAGCTCCGGGCCGACGCGCGCCGCAATCGCGAGCGGGTCCTGCGGACCGCTCGGCGACTGTTCGCCGCGGAAGGTCTGGGCGTCTCGCTCGACGAGATCGCCCGCCGCGCCGGCGTCGGCCCCGGCACCGTCCACCGGCACTTCCCGGCCAAGGAGGATCTGTACCTCGCCGTCGCGACCGACATGCTGGAAGGACTCATAGCGGAGGCGGAGGCGCTCGCCGCCGGCGGCGACCCCGAGGCGGTCTTCACGCTGCTGGCCCGGATGATGGCCACCGGCGCCGAGAACGTGGCCGTCAAGAGCGCGCTCGCGGCGGCCGAGTTCGACCTGCGCACCACCGCCCCGGACGTCGCGGCGAACCTCACCCGCCATGTCGCGGACCTGCTCGACCGCGCGCACGCAGCCGGAACAGTGCGCGACGACGTCACCGCCGACGACGTGATGGCCCTGGTCGCCGGCGCCTTCGCCGCCATCCGCCACGCCGCCGCGGAGACCAGCCCCGACCGCGCGGCCCACATCGCCCGACTCATCCTGGACGGCCTGCGCCCCCAGCGGACGACGCCGGCACCCGAGCACCGGGGAGCCTCGCCCGGCTGA